The following proteins are encoded in a genomic region of alpha proteobacterium U9-1i:
- a CDS encoding glutaminase — translation MRDIQTELDDLCSTLASYPDCGRVTSAIPELARVDPKKFAIAVADLNGQTWSAGNAEEPFSIQSISKVFLLALSLGRLGDQLWERVGREPSGSAFNSIVQLEHEGGVPRNPFINAGALVVTDIVLGRREPREAIGEILQFVRAVSEDDSIFVDDNVANSEARFSHRNASLAHFLAAHGNLTNSVERVIGTYVHQCAIAMSCRQLARSGLFLAHGGVNPASGSQILSAKRARRINALMMTCGHYDGSGDFAFRVGLPGKSGIGGGILAIVPGKASLCVWSPGLNQQGNSQLGTLALERLAHAAGWNVFGS, via the coding sequence GTGCGTGACATTCAAACCGAACTGGATGATCTTTGTTCGACTCTGGCGAGTTATCCGGATTGCGGTCGCGTTACCTCCGCGATCCCAGAGCTAGCGCGCGTGGATCCCAAGAAGTTCGCGATCGCCGTGGCAGATCTGAATGGCCAAACTTGGAGTGCGGGCAACGCCGAGGAGCCGTTCTCGATACAAAGTATCTCGAAAGTGTTCCTGCTAGCGCTTTCTCTGGGTCGGTTAGGTGATCAACTATGGGAACGCGTGGGCCGCGAGCCGTCTGGATCAGCGTTCAATTCGATCGTCCAACTCGAACATGAAGGCGGCGTACCACGCAATCCCTTCATCAACGCCGGCGCCTTGGTGGTGACTGACATCGTTTTGGGACGGCGCGAACCGCGCGAAGCAATCGGCGAAATTCTTCAGTTCGTGCGGGCGGTGAGCGAGGACGACTCCATTTTCGTCGATGACAATGTGGCGAACTCCGAAGCACGTTTCAGCCACCGCAACGCGTCCCTCGCCCATTTTCTGGCCGCGCACGGAAATCTGACCAACTCGGTCGAGCGCGTCATTGGGACTTATGTGCATCAATGCGCGATAGCGATGAGCTGCCGGCAATTGGCGCGGAGTGGTCTTTTCCTCGCACATGGCGGCGTCAATCCGGCCTCTGGGAGCCAAATCCTCTCGGCGAAGCGAGCCCGCAGGATCAATGCATTGATGATGACGTGCGGGCACTACGACGGGTCAGGTGACTTTGCATTTCGCGTCGGTCTACCTGGAAAGAGCGGCATCGGTGGTGGCATACTTGCAATTGTCCCGGGAAAAGCCTCGCTCTGCGTTTGGTCACCGGGTCTCAATCAGCAGGGCAATTCGCAATTGGGAACGCTAGCGCTTGAGCGACTGGCGCATGCGGCGGGCTGGAATGTGTTCGGCTCATAG